GCATTCTGTAAGCCGGAATAATGATCTCTATTTTTTTTGATTTTGGGGTGTCCATTTTTATAGTTTTAGCGATTGTGTATTTTGTATTCTGTTGATGGTTGGCTTTTATGTGTCAGGTACTCTCTGAAAATAACTTTGATAATGTGTAATTTATTTAACCAAAAATTGTACAGATTGACACAGATGCTTATGTCTTTAAAATGCTTTTACCGTGAGATTTTTCTTGCTTGAAAAAGTTCAATAATCTTATTTTATGGCTCCGGGTTTCCCAAGAATTCTTCTGAGATAGCCTAGCTGTCCGCCGTGATATAGCTCGTGCAGACAAAAGATTGCAATATCATTAATTGTTTTCGGATCAAAACTTTCAACCGTGATCAGTTTTGCTTCCAGTTTATCCTGAGACTGTTGCAGATAGGATTTTAATTCTTCAAAATCAACCAGCTCATCTTTTCTTTCAAGTGGAAGCTCTCCTCTGTTATAGCATGAAAATTTTTCGTTATCCCAGACAGATTCTTCACCGAGAATATTCAGGAATGCATTTCTTATATAAATCAGATGTCCTAAGATCCAGTTCATACAGTTTGCATCACCATTTGGGAAAATCATAGATTCTTCATGGGTAATACCTTCGATATTCATTGAAATAATTTTATAGCTGCTGAATACCTGAACTTTTACGATTTCTATATCGTTTGACTTTGTTTCCATAGCTTGGGATGTTTATTGTTTTAATCTTTAGCTTTGCTATTTTCACAGATAGCATTACAGGTTATTTTTACCGAAGATTATAGGAATGGGCAGAGATTTCAATTGTGAAAATTCTGTATGGATTGTGAGGGTATGATTTAAAATTTATTCTGCCGGGAGCTGGGAAAGATCAGCAAACGTTACATTCCAGCCATGTCCGTCAATATCCCAGAAAGAATTCTGATACATCCATCCGTAATCCTGTGGCTCTTCATGTTGTGAAGCTCCATTTTGCAGGGCAGTATTTACAACATGATCCACTTCATCACGGCTGTTCAGGCCAATAGCAACAAGAACCTGAGTGGTATCGCCTTTCGGAACGGGTCTTTCGGAAAAAGTCTGGAAATATTCTTCAGTCAGGAACATTACGTAAATGTCTTCTTTCATTACGACACAGGTCGCTTTGTCATCTGAAAACTGCTCATTGATGGAAAAACCGAGCTTGGTCCAGAATTCTTCTGTTTTCTTTACGTCTTTAACCGGAAGGTTGACATAGATCTGATTGATTTTCATATTGTCTTATTTTTGATGTTAAACTTTTAACCAAAATTACCAAGCCTCCATGAAAATCAACTTGCCATAGGACAAGATTTAATTTTTCTTTGGATGGGAAACTATTTCTTTGCGGATACGGCTTAAAGAAGTGTCTGTAATACCAAGATAGGACGCAATCTGCTTAAGGGGAGCAAACTGTACAACCTGTGGTTTCTGTTCTAAAAGGTTAAGGTAACGTCTGGTAGCGGATAGGGTAAACATTTCGACGGAACGCTGCTTATAAGAAAAAAGCTCTTTTGACATCCATGCTCTGCCCCATTCTCTAAGATTGGGTATTTTATGGAAAAGTTCCTGAAAGGTCTCAAAATCAAATTTCCGGCATTCGCAGTCTGTAATGCAGACGATATTTTCCTGGGAAGGAATTCTCTGAAACAGTGACAAGACCTCGATAATGATCTCATTATCTGCAAAAAAATGAGTCGTTACTTCATTTCCGCTAAAATCATTGACGTAAGAACGGGCCAGCCCTTTCTCTAAAATATAGTATTCATTAGCCGTTTTTCCCGCCTCAAGAATAATATCTCCTTTTTGGAATGATACTTTCTCATGGGCCTGAAATATTTCATCCAGTTCTTCCTGGAGAAAAAAAGGGAAATCATAGCATATTTCTAAAGCTTTGCAGATCATTGAGCTGGTGTTTTTAAAGCTTTAAAAATATAATTTTTAATTGAATGAAGATTGAAAAAAATTAAACAAATTAATAAAAAACGTTAAAAAGCTACATATAATTACAATACTGTCAATTGCTTTTGCTCTTTCTAAACAATTAAACAAATCTTATCTTACCATCAATTCTATGAATATCTCCTTTCACAGGGGAGGATAATTGCGGTACGTTTAATCACAATCTTGAAAGCCTGGGTATGATTTCTATTTAAATAAGATTAAAATAAAGAAAGCTGAATAGGTTTTGGGGGTTTAGGAGGTTCTGCATCACCAAAAACCGTTTTTCCTCCGAAGCGCCATGAATTCTGTCTTTCTTCTTCAATGACTTGTTGAATATCGAAATTTGGAGTAAAATCTTTTTCAGTGGCCGCTACAATCCGGTGCAGTTTATTTAAAGTATTCAGCTTGTCGGAATTACCGAGTTTCGATTTTTCAATTCCTTGTCTAAGGATGCTGATGCTTTCATCATAAGTAATGGTGGGAACCGGAAAAGGATGGCCGTCTTTTCCGCCATGAGCAAAG
The Chryseobacterium sp. W4I1 DNA segment above includes these coding regions:
- a CDS encoding Crp/Fnr family transcriptional regulator; the protein is MICKALEICYDFPFFLQEELDEIFQAHEKVSFQKGDIILEAGKTANEYYILEKGLARSYVNDFSGNEVTTHFFADNEIIIEVLSLFQRIPSQENIVCITDCECRKFDFETFQELFHKIPNLREWGRAWMSKELFSYKQRSVEMFTLSATRRYLNLLEQKPQVVQFAPLKQIASYLGITDTSLSRIRKEIVSHPKKN
- a CDS encoding VOC family protein, with amino-acid sequence MKINQIYVNLPVKDVKKTEEFWTKLGFSINEQFSDDKATCVVMKEDIYVMFLTEEYFQTFSERPVPKGDTTQVLVAIGLNSRDEVDHVVNTALQNGASQHEEPQDYGWMYQNSFWDIDGHGWNVTFADLSQLPAE